In Thunnus maccoyii chromosome 11, fThuMac1.1, whole genome shotgun sequence, one genomic interval encodes:
- the LOC121906635 gene encoding rho GTPase-activating protein 6-like isoform X1, translating to MSAQGLLSSVFSCSLSPKTISKRRLRQTRSLDSALMRRYEVEETTYKGDFTWNSVSGRRVGLKPVPLQSLSELERVRLQDVAFRRLLQDRDLGCHITIPKYGHKHKKSLMRKLDSLSKEKSKDKETTPQAFGIPLSQVISNDHTHKQRHDPPREEHSDPTELMLSFLHLNSNFKRANKEQLSSSNSSLSSTSETPNESPLLSIPIVAPRTRRRGGVSVDCITDLDDNQSCLLEALQLSLPAEAAGNRKKRHDKKLSLNPIYRQVPRVVDVCCQHLEKYGLQTVGIFRVGSSKKRVRQLREEFDQGWEVHLDEEHSVHDVAALLKEFLRDMPDPLLTRELYTAFINTMLLDYSDQECAIQLLMFLLPPCNCDTLQRLLCLLSTVAAHAEDILDKEGHEMTGNKMTSLNLATIFGPNLLHKQKNSDKEFAVESFARAEESAAIISVVQRMINTYDTLFMVPADLQNEVLMSLLDTDPDVVDYLLRRKASQYSDSGILRPDKPFSLTDRHLSNDSIKASSGEVSPYDNNSPVLSDRLLSTADSSPRSDGITGLSGQYKFSGHSKEGSGNTSPVLSTYKEGSTDNLWDAWHELFNKDFTGHRITGSLGDMSECESYGSSEGLSSHQGNNKLLIRPTQTSLGGLEYMPHLPVTRSSSGPHDQRGQRQPESSLHQGLSGQSGALSSDNLAERTGHPVGPFHKVRRDSLSSLHYSGPLRETHISHSTPSIFSYQHNPQTTQQSQQSNTPKIEDTADASGQEKGSSTPNLQTERWHIWPILSKDNTDALPETLV from the exons GGTGACTTCACCTGGAACAGTGTTTCAGGACGTCGCGTTGGCCTGAAGCCCGTCCCCCTGCAAAGCCTCTCAGAGTTGGAAAGGGTTCGTCTCCAGGATGTGGCCTTCAGGCGACTGCTTCAGGATCGCGACCTTGGCTGCCACATCACCATCCCTAAAT ATGGCCACAAGCATAAGAAGTCACTTATGCGGAAGTTGGATTCATTATCTAAAGAGAAGAGTAAAGACAAAG AGACTACGCCCCAGGCGTTTGGCATACCTCTGTCGCAGGTCATATCCAAcgaccacacacacaagcagaggCATGATCCCCCGCGGGAGGAGCACAGTGACCCCACTGAATTGATGCTATCCTTCCTGCACCTCAATTCCAACTTCAAGAGGGCCAATAAAGAGCAGCTGTCCAGCAGCAACTCGTCCCTGAGCTCCACTTCTGAGACACCCAATGAATCACCTCTGCTCAGCATACCAATCGTAGCCCCACGGACACGCAGGAGG GGCGGGGTGTCTGTGGATTGCATCACTGACCTTGATGATAACCAGTCTTGTCTCTTGGAGGCCCTCCAGCTGTCCCTGCCAGCAGAGGCAGCAGGCAACAGGAAGAAGCGCCACGACAAAAAGCTGAGCCTTAACCCTATTTACAGACAGGTGCCCAGGGTTGTGGATGTCTGCTGCCAGCACCTGGAAAAATACG GCCTACAGACGGTTGGAATTTTTCGTGTTGGGAGTTCAAAGAAGAGAGTACGACAG CTTCGTGAGGAGTTTGATCAGGGATGGGAGGTACATTTGGATGAGGAGCACAGTGTCCACGATGTAGCTGCTTTGCTAAAAGAATTCCTCAGAGACATGCCTGACCCACTGCTGACAAGAGAACTCTACACAGCCTTCATCAACACAATGT TGCTGGATTATTCAGACCAAGAGTGCGCCATCCAGCTCCTGATGTTTTTGCTTCCTCCCTGTAACTGTGACACGCTGCAGCGCCTCCTCTGCCTGTTGTCCACTGTGGCTGCACATGCTGAGGACATCCTGGACAAGGAGGGACATGAG atgacaggaaacaagatgACATCACTAAATTTAGCCACCATCTTTGGACCCAACCTCTTACACAAGCAAAAAAACTCTGACAAAGAGTTTGCCGTTGAGAGTTTTGCCCGTGCAGAGGAGAGTGCAGCCATCATCAGCGTGGTCCAAAGGATGATCAATACATATGATACGCTTTTTATG GTTCCTGCAGACCTGCAGAATGAGGTGCTGATGAGTTTGCTAGACACTGATCCTGATGTTGTGGATTACTTACTGCGGAGGAAGGCCTCTCAGTATTC aGATTCAGGCATTCTCAGACCAGATAAGCCCTTCTCTTTGACTGATAGACACTTATCCAATGACTCCATCAAAGCATCTAGTGGGGAGGTGTCTCCCTATGACAATAACTCCCCTGTTCTGTCAGATCGACTGCTGTCCACTGCCGACAGTAGTCCACGCTCAGACGGGATCACCGGACTTTCAGGGCAATACAAATTCAGTGGCCACTCAAAAGAAGGATCTGGCAACACCTCTCCTGTATTGTCTACATATAAAG AGGGCTCAACTGATAATTTGTGGGATGCCTGGCATGAACTGTTCAACAAGGATTTTACCGGCCATCGCATCACTG GCTCCCTTGGAGACATGTCAGAATGTGAGTCGTATGGATCATCTGAGGGGCTGAGCAGTCACCAAGGTAACAACAAGCTGCTCATCAGACCAACGCAAACCTCATTGGGTGGTTTGGAATACATGCCGCACCTCCCGGTGACTCGCAGCAGCAGCGGCCCTCATGaccagagaggacagagacaaCCAGAATCATCATTACATCAGGGACTGAGCGGCCAATCAGGAGCCCTCAGCTCGGACAATTTAGCAGAAAGGACAGGACACCCAGTTGGTCCGTTCCATAAGGTCAGAAGAGATAGTTTGTCCTCTCTTCACTACTCCGGACCTCTAAGGGAGACTCATATTTCTCATTCCACACCCTCCATCTTCTCGTATCAGCACAACCCCCAAACCACACAACAATCCCAACAGAGCAACACCCCCAAAATTGAAGATACTGCAGATGCCTCTGGACAAGAAAAAGGCTCCAGTACACCGAACttgcagacagagagatggcATATATGGCCGATTCTGTCAAAAGACAATACAGATGCCCTGCCAGAAACCTTGGTGTGA
- the LOC121906635 gene encoding rho GTPase-activating protein 6-like isoform X2: MGEPHLQRSITYLGDFTWNSVSGRRVGLKPVPLQSLSELERVRLQDVAFRRLLQDRDLGCHITIPKYGHKHKKSLMRKLDSLSKEKSKDKETTPQAFGIPLSQVISNDHTHKQRHDPPREEHSDPTELMLSFLHLNSNFKRANKEQLSSSNSSLSSTSETPNESPLLSIPIVAPRTRRRGGVSVDCITDLDDNQSCLLEALQLSLPAEAAGNRKKRHDKKLSLNPIYRQVPRVVDVCCQHLEKYGLQTVGIFRVGSSKKRVRQLREEFDQGWEVHLDEEHSVHDVAALLKEFLRDMPDPLLTRELYTAFINTMLLDYSDQECAIQLLMFLLPPCNCDTLQRLLCLLSTVAAHAEDILDKEGHEMTGNKMTSLNLATIFGPNLLHKQKNSDKEFAVESFARAEESAAIISVVQRMINTYDTLFMVPADLQNEVLMSLLDTDPDVVDYLLRRKASQYSDSGILRPDKPFSLTDRHLSNDSIKASSGEVSPYDNNSPVLSDRLLSTADSSPRSDGITGLSGQYKFSGHSKEGSGNTSPVLSTYKEGSTDNLWDAWHELFNKDFTGHRITGSLGDMSECESYGSSEGLSSHQGNNKLLIRPTQTSLGGLEYMPHLPVTRSSSGPHDQRGQRQPESSLHQGLSGQSGALSSDNLAERTGHPVGPFHKVRRDSLSSLHYSGPLRETHISHSTPSIFSYQHNPQTTQQSQQSNTPKIEDTADASGQEKGSSTPNLQTERWHIWPILSKDNTDALPETLV; encoded by the exons GGTGACTTCACCTGGAACAGTGTTTCAGGACGTCGCGTTGGCCTGAAGCCCGTCCCCCTGCAAAGCCTCTCAGAGTTGGAAAGGGTTCGTCTCCAGGATGTGGCCTTCAGGCGACTGCTTCAGGATCGCGACCTTGGCTGCCACATCACCATCCCTAAAT ATGGCCACAAGCATAAGAAGTCACTTATGCGGAAGTTGGATTCATTATCTAAAGAGAAGAGTAAAGACAAAG AGACTACGCCCCAGGCGTTTGGCATACCTCTGTCGCAGGTCATATCCAAcgaccacacacacaagcagaggCATGATCCCCCGCGGGAGGAGCACAGTGACCCCACTGAATTGATGCTATCCTTCCTGCACCTCAATTCCAACTTCAAGAGGGCCAATAAAGAGCAGCTGTCCAGCAGCAACTCGTCCCTGAGCTCCACTTCTGAGACACCCAATGAATCACCTCTGCTCAGCATACCAATCGTAGCCCCACGGACACGCAGGAGG GGCGGGGTGTCTGTGGATTGCATCACTGACCTTGATGATAACCAGTCTTGTCTCTTGGAGGCCCTCCAGCTGTCCCTGCCAGCAGAGGCAGCAGGCAACAGGAAGAAGCGCCACGACAAAAAGCTGAGCCTTAACCCTATTTACAGACAGGTGCCCAGGGTTGTGGATGTCTGCTGCCAGCACCTGGAAAAATACG GCCTACAGACGGTTGGAATTTTTCGTGTTGGGAGTTCAAAGAAGAGAGTACGACAG CTTCGTGAGGAGTTTGATCAGGGATGGGAGGTACATTTGGATGAGGAGCACAGTGTCCACGATGTAGCTGCTTTGCTAAAAGAATTCCTCAGAGACATGCCTGACCCACTGCTGACAAGAGAACTCTACACAGCCTTCATCAACACAATGT TGCTGGATTATTCAGACCAAGAGTGCGCCATCCAGCTCCTGATGTTTTTGCTTCCTCCCTGTAACTGTGACACGCTGCAGCGCCTCCTCTGCCTGTTGTCCACTGTGGCTGCACATGCTGAGGACATCCTGGACAAGGAGGGACATGAG atgacaggaaacaagatgACATCACTAAATTTAGCCACCATCTTTGGACCCAACCTCTTACACAAGCAAAAAAACTCTGACAAAGAGTTTGCCGTTGAGAGTTTTGCCCGTGCAGAGGAGAGTGCAGCCATCATCAGCGTGGTCCAAAGGATGATCAATACATATGATACGCTTTTTATG GTTCCTGCAGACCTGCAGAATGAGGTGCTGATGAGTTTGCTAGACACTGATCCTGATGTTGTGGATTACTTACTGCGGAGGAAGGCCTCTCAGTATTC aGATTCAGGCATTCTCAGACCAGATAAGCCCTTCTCTTTGACTGATAGACACTTATCCAATGACTCCATCAAAGCATCTAGTGGGGAGGTGTCTCCCTATGACAATAACTCCCCTGTTCTGTCAGATCGACTGCTGTCCACTGCCGACAGTAGTCCACGCTCAGACGGGATCACCGGACTTTCAGGGCAATACAAATTCAGTGGCCACTCAAAAGAAGGATCTGGCAACACCTCTCCTGTATTGTCTACATATAAAG AGGGCTCAACTGATAATTTGTGGGATGCCTGGCATGAACTGTTCAACAAGGATTTTACCGGCCATCGCATCACTG GCTCCCTTGGAGACATGTCAGAATGTGAGTCGTATGGATCATCTGAGGGGCTGAGCAGTCACCAAGGTAACAACAAGCTGCTCATCAGACCAACGCAAACCTCATTGGGTGGTTTGGAATACATGCCGCACCTCCCGGTGACTCGCAGCAGCAGCGGCCCTCATGaccagagaggacagagacaaCCAGAATCATCATTACATCAGGGACTGAGCGGCCAATCAGGAGCCCTCAGCTCGGACAATTTAGCAGAAAGGACAGGACACCCAGTTGGTCCGTTCCATAAGGTCAGAAGAGATAGTTTGTCCTCTCTTCACTACTCCGGACCTCTAAGGGAGACTCATATTTCTCATTCCACACCCTCCATCTTCTCGTATCAGCACAACCCCCAAACCACACAACAATCCCAACAGAGCAACACCCCCAAAATTGAAGATACTGCAGATGCCTCTGGACAAGAAAAAGGCTCCAGTACACCGAACttgcagacagagagatggcATATATGGCCGATTCTGTCAAAAGACAATACAGATGCCCTGCCAGAAACCTTGGTGTGA
- the LOC121906635 gene encoding rho GTPase-activating protein 6-like isoform X3, which produces MTEHYVLCTHIQGDFTWNSVSGRRVGLKPVPLQSLSELERVRLQDVAFRRLLQDRDLGCHITIPKYGHKHKKSLMRKLDSLSKEKSKDKETTPQAFGIPLSQVISNDHTHKQRHDPPREEHSDPTELMLSFLHLNSNFKRANKEQLSSSNSSLSSTSETPNESPLLSIPIVAPRTRRRGGVSVDCITDLDDNQSCLLEALQLSLPAEAAGNRKKRHDKKLSLNPIYRQVPRVVDVCCQHLEKYGLQTVGIFRVGSSKKRVRQLREEFDQGWEVHLDEEHSVHDVAALLKEFLRDMPDPLLTRELYTAFINTMLLDYSDQECAIQLLMFLLPPCNCDTLQRLLCLLSTVAAHAEDILDKEGHEMTGNKMTSLNLATIFGPNLLHKQKNSDKEFAVESFARAEESAAIISVVQRMINTYDTLFMVPADLQNEVLMSLLDTDPDVVDYLLRRKASQYSDSGILRPDKPFSLTDRHLSNDSIKASSGEVSPYDNNSPVLSDRLLSTADSSPRSDGITGLSGQYKFSGHSKEGSGNTSPVLSTYKEGSTDNLWDAWHELFNKDFTGHRITGSLGDMSECESYGSSEGLSSHQGNNKLLIRPTQTSLGGLEYMPHLPVTRSSSGPHDQRGQRQPESSLHQGLSGQSGALSSDNLAERTGHPVGPFHKVRRDSLSSLHYSGPLRETHISHSTPSIFSYQHNPQTTQQSQQSNTPKIEDTADASGQEKGSSTPNLQTERWHIWPILSKDNTDALPETLV; this is translated from the exons GGTGACTTCACCTGGAACAGTGTTTCAGGACGTCGCGTTGGCCTGAAGCCCGTCCCCCTGCAAAGCCTCTCAGAGTTGGAAAGGGTTCGTCTCCAGGATGTGGCCTTCAGGCGACTGCTTCAGGATCGCGACCTTGGCTGCCACATCACCATCCCTAAAT ATGGCCACAAGCATAAGAAGTCACTTATGCGGAAGTTGGATTCATTATCTAAAGAGAAGAGTAAAGACAAAG AGACTACGCCCCAGGCGTTTGGCATACCTCTGTCGCAGGTCATATCCAAcgaccacacacacaagcagaggCATGATCCCCCGCGGGAGGAGCACAGTGACCCCACTGAATTGATGCTATCCTTCCTGCACCTCAATTCCAACTTCAAGAGGGCCAATAAAGAGCAGCTGTCCAGCAGCAACTCGTCCCTGAGCTCCACTTCTGAGACACCCAATGAATCACCTCTGCTCAGCATACCAATCGTAGCCCCACGGACACGCAGGAGG GGCGGGGTGTCTGTGGATTGCATCACTGACCTTGATGATAACCAGTCTTGTCTCTTGGAGGCCCTCCAGCTGTCCCTGCCAGCAGAGGCAGCAGGCAACAGGAAGAAGCGCCACGACAAAAAGCTGAGCCTTAACCCTATTTACAGACAGGTGCCCAGGGTTGTGGATGTCTGCTGCCAGCACCTGGAAAAATACG GCCTACAGACGGTTGGAATTTTTCGTGTTGGGAGTTCAAAGAAGAGAGTACGACAG CTTCGTGAGGAGTTTGATCAGGGATGGGAGGTACATTTGGATGAGGAGCACAGTGTCCACGATGTAGCTGCTTTGCTAAAAGAATTCCTCAGAGACATGCCTGACCCACTGCTGACAAGAGAACTCTACACAGCCTTCATCAACACAATGT TGCTGGATTATTCAGACCAAGAGTGCGCCATCCAGCTCCTGATGTTTTTGCTTCCTCCCTGTAACTGTGACACGCTGCAGCGCCTCCTCTGCCTGTTGTCCACTGTGGCTGCACATGCTGAGGACATCCTGGACAAGGAGGGACATGAG atgacaggaaacaagatgACATCACTAAATTTAGCCACCATCTTTGGACCCAACCTCTTACACAAGCAAAAAAACTCTGACAAAGAGTTTGCCGTTGAGAGTTTTGCCCGTGCAGAGGAGAGTGCAGCCATCATCAGCGTGGTCCAAAGGATGATCAATACATATGATACGCTTTTTATG GTTCCTGCAGACCTGCAGAATGAGGTGCTGATGAGTTTGCTAGACACTGATCCTGATGTTGTGGATTACTTACTGCGGAGGAAGGCCTCTCAGTATTC aGATTCAGGCATTCTCAGACCAGATAAGCCCTTCTCTTTGACTGATAGACACTTATCCAATGACTCCATCAAAGCATCTAGTGGGGAGGTGTCTCCCTATGACAATAACTCCCCTGTTCTGTCAGATCGACTGCTGTCCACTGCCGACAGTAGTCCACGCTCAGACGGGATCACCGGACTTTCAGGGCAATACAAATTCAGTGGCCACTCAAAAGAAGGATCTGGCAACACCTCTCCTGTATTGTCTACATATAAAG AGGGCTCAACTGATAATTTGTGGGATGCCTGGCATGAACTGTTCAACAAGGATTTTACCGGCCATCGCATCACTG GCTCCCTTGGAGACATGTCAGAATGTGAGTCGTATGGATCATCTGAGGGGCTGAGCAGTCACCAAGGTAACAACAAGCTGCTCATCAGACCAACGCAAACCTCATTGGGTGGTTTGGAATACATGCCGCACCTCCCGGTGACTCGCAGCAGCAGCGGCCCTCATGaccagagaggacagagacaaCCAGAATCATCATTACATCAGGGACTGAGCGGCCAATCAGGAGCCCTCAGCTCGGACAATTTAGCAGAAAGGACAGGACACCCAGTTGGTCCGTTCCATAAGGTCAGAAGAGATAGTTTGTCCTCTCTTCACTACTCCGGACCTCTAAGGGAGACTCATATTTCTCATTCCACACCCTCCATCTTCTCGTATCAGCACAACCCCCAAACCACACAACAATCCCAACAGAGCAACACCCCCAAAATTGAAGATACTGCAGATGCCTCTGGACAAGAAAAAGGCTCCAGTACACCGAACttgcagacagagagatggcATATATGGCCGATTCTGTCAAAAGACAATACAGATGCCCTGCCAGAAACCTTGGTGTGA